The following are from one region of the Ignavibacteriales bacterium genome:
- a CDS encoding redoxin domain-containing protein: MNKKNIYLRYIVIFFLGGGIIGLTYNNISKLTLKTDRKSLTDEFKNFYEFQLRAESKSIPQEMAIFNDKSQIITLSNLIGNSPKIILKYSELGCSVCIDKQIENLKKVSQKIGNQNIIILASYRQKKNLILFKRLNKLNFEIYNMKEQEFGLVPEQYHLPYFFIIDSTMQMKYIFIPSKDLPELSEVYFRYIIEKFFHKY; encoded by the coding sequence TTGAATAAAAAAAATATATACTTACGTTATATTGTTATATTTTTTTTAGGGGGAGGGATAATAGGATTGACCTACAATAATATATCAAAATTGACATTAAAAACGGATAGGAAATCTTTAACTGATGAGTTTAAAAATTTTTACGAATTTCAACTGAGAGCGGAAAGTAAATCAATCCCCCAGGAAATGGCTATATTTAATGATAAATCACAAATTATTACCTTAAGTAACTTAATTGGAAACTCTCCAAAGATAATTCTAAAATATTCCGAATTAGGTTGTTCAGTTTGTATAGATAAGCAGATTGAAAATCTTAAAAAAGTATCGCAAAAAATAGGAAACCAAAATATAATAATATTAGCTTCTTATAGGCAGAAAAAAAATTTAATATTGTTTAAACGTCTTAATAAATTAAATTTTGAAATATATAATATGAAAGAACAAGAATTTGGTCTAGTTCCAGAACAATATCATTTGCCCTACTTTTTTATTATTGATTCTACAATGCAAATGAAATATATTTTTATTCCTTCTAAAGATTTACCTGAGTTGAGTGAAGTATATTTCCGATATATTATTGAAAAGTTTTTCCATAAATATTAA
- a CDS encoding O-antigen ligase family protein, producing the protein MSGVNYKKILTALLSLVFITGFLQSNTLMDGIDSAKRFYFYLIMSLIITFLGIIILLRNKKIELTFNKLDTAVILFAFYLFVRLLFTEHTNLWNEQFIIHVLMLTFYFILKNVLQPEENKKLIVFVFLIAGMLQGAYGLLQLYGFIPSNNPYFKITGTFGNPDSFAGYITSIIPFAFGVYLFNKDTKEKSNMKYAGLVTFLILLLALSATQIRGGWFAAIVCCAFISFNKYKAEIKKYLHSKIKLASAIIAGVVVLSIFVIFLFNLKPDSANGRLFIWKVTTNIIKQYPVFGVGYDRFAVEYDNYQADYFASGKGTGYEKKIAGNVNRAHNEYLEIFAESGAIGLVLFILILYSVFRNAKKLSDEKIKEPLELYICAKASFIAILIFSLTSFPFHILPTFINFYFLLGFISTTKNVSYIFNIPVILNRVIIIPAAVAAVMLLQHTINQYNSYQTWRKCIELSFAGNYPASESLFENVKPQLKNNAEFLFNYGGMLSLIGRYKESIILLEDAKKGFTDPNIYISLANSYASLNNFTVAEKYYKYSANMIPHKIYAKYLLVGLYKRINKIDDAVVIAKEILETKEKIISPATKEIKNKMKKLIENNL; encoded by the coding sequence ATGAGCGGTGTGAATTACAAAAAGATTTTAACGGCATTACTAAGCTTAGTTTTTATAACAGGCTTTTTACAATCAAACACACTTATGGATGGAATTGATTCGGCAAAAAGGTTTTACTTTTATCTTATAATGTCTCTAATCATAACCTTTCTTGGAATAATAATTTTATTAAGAAATAAAAAAATAGAGTTAACCTTTAATAAGCTCGATACTGCTGTTATATTATTTGCATTTTATTTATTCGTCAGATTGTTATTTACAGAACATACGAACCTTTGGAATGAACAATTCATAATACACGTTCTTATGCTTACTTTTTATTTTATATTAAAGAATGTTTTACAGCCGGAAGAAAACAAAAAGTTAATAGTCTTTGTCTTTTTAATTGCCGGAATGCTGCAAGGAGCGTATGGATTACTTCAACTTTATGGTTTCATTCCTTCAAATAATCCTTACTTCAAAATTACAGGTACGTTTGGGAATCCTGATTCTTTTGCCGGATATATAACTTCAATTATACCTTTTGCCTTTGGTGTATATTTATTTAATAAAGACACTAAAGAAAAAAGTAATATGAAATATGCAGGTTTAGTTACATTTTTAATATTACTTCTTGCACTGTCAGCCACACAAATAAGAGGTGGGTGGTTTGCTGCAATAGTTTGCTGTGCTTTTATTTCTTTTAACAAATATAAAGCTGAAATAAAAAAATATTTGCATAGTAAAATCAAGTTAGCATCAGCAATAATAGCCGGTGTTGTGGTGTTAAGTATTTTTGTAATATTCTTATTCAATCTAAAACCTGATTCTGCAAATGGAAGGCTGTTTATCTGGAAAGTAACGACAAATATAATTAAACAATACCCGGTATTTGGGGTTGGATACGATAGATTTGCCGTAGAATATGATAATTATCAGGCGGATTATTTTGCAAGCGGTAAAGGAACCGGATATGAAAAGAAAATTGCCGGGAATGTAAACAGGGCACACAATGAATATCTGGAAATATTTGCAGAGAGTGGGGCAATAGGTTTAGTCCTGTTTATTTTAATATTATACAGTGTTTTTAGAAACGCTAAAAAGTTGTCTGATGAAAAAATAAAGGAACCATTAGAGCTTTATATTTGTGCTAAGGCGTCGTTTATCGCGATTTTAATCTTTTCGTTAACATCATTTCCGTTTCATATTCTACCTACGTTCATTAATTTTTATTTCCTGTTAGGATTCATTTCAACAACTAAAAACGTCTCTTATATCTTTAATATTCCAGTCATATTAAATAGAGTAATAATAATACCTGCAGCAGTTGCTGCCGTAATGTTGTTACAGCATACAATTAATCAATATAATTCTTATCAAACCTGGAGAAAATGTATTGAATTATCTTTTGCAGGAAATTATCCAGCATCTGAAAGTTTATTTGAAAATGTAAAACCCCAGCTTAAGAATAATGCAGAATTTCTTTTTAACTATGGTGGAATGTTAAGTCTGATTGGAAGATATAAGGAATCGATAATTTTACTTGAAGATGCCAAAAAAGGATTTACTGATCCCAATATTTATATATCATTAGCTAATAGTTATGCTAGCTTAAACAACTTTACTGTTGCTGAAAAATATTATAAATATTCCGCCAATATGATACCACATAAAATATATGCAAAATATTTATTAGTTGGATTATATAAAAGAATAAACAAAATAGATGATGCCGTTGTTATAGCAAAGGAAATATTAGAAACAAAGGAAAAAATTATATCTCCAGCAACCAAAGAAATTAAAAATAAAATGAAAAAATTGATAGAAAACAATTTATAA
- a CDS encoding 6-bladed beta-propeller, with translation MKKIYFLVLIFFISCSKEKEQDIPVNLYNNSTVINIKNPDGKFKLSKIIKNIKYIQLDESLEGAIGEVAKIKVINDKIYILDEYSAKSLFCFDINGKFLFKIGRHGSGPGELINPKDFDVDDYRIEILDNHKQSFLIYDLEGNFIKEMHFNFAVHSYTKLDNIYLLSPGYQVWGYGYNYHLFIADENIKIKEKYFKIEKELENLDYFGEYQLFKSRNTILYKDTWDNYIYSFAKEKLYPKYKLDFENYNFDFDEIKKNKNKLAPYLFRTKVVGEIFNICDLKKYLYFSYIIENRKYDMFFDKKSNLSYSGLVENDIDGFPLYSSLCIYKDKIYGIINPMAIVNAAATKNYVYKTKKLVDYAKSINETSNYLIGIYTLIE, from the coding sequence GTGAAAAAAATCTATTTTCTTGTATTAATATTTTTTATATCCTGCTCAAAGGAAAAAGAACAAGATATTCCTGTAAATTTGTACAATAATTCAACAGTAATTAATATTAAAAATCCTGATGGAAAATTTAAATTATCTAAAATTATAAAAAATATAAAGTATATTCAATTAGATGAAAGTTTAGAAGGTGCGATTGGTGAAGTAGCGAAAATTAAAGTAATCAACGATAAAATATATATACTAGATGAATATTCTGCTAAATCATTATTCTGTTTTGACATAAATGGAAAGTTTTTATTCAAAATTGGAAGACATGGTTCCGGCCCAGGAGAATTAATAAATCCAAAGGATTTTGATGTTGATGATTACAGAATTGAAATTTTAGATAATCATAAACAATCATTTTTAATATATGATCTAGAAGGCAATTTTATTAAAGAAATGCATTTTAACTTTGCCGTGCATTCCTATACTAAATTGGATAACATTTATTTATTATCACCTGGTTATCAAGTTTGGGGATATGGATATAATTATCATCTTTTTATTGCTGATGAAAATATCAAAATAAAAGAAAAGTATTTTAAAATTGAAAAGGAATTAGAAAATTTAGATTATTTTGGAGAATATCAACTTTTTAAATCTAGAAACACAATTTTATATAAAGATACTTGGGATAATTATATTTATAGTTTTGCTAAAGAGAAACTATATCCAAAGTACAAATTGGATTTTGAGAATTATAATTTCGACTTTGATGAAATCAAAAAAAATAAAAATAAACTCGCACCATATCTTTTCCGAACAAAAGTTGTTGGAGAAATATTTAATATTTGTGACCTGAAGAAATATTTATATTTTTCATACATTATAGAAAATCGTAAATATGATATGTTTTTCGACAAAAAATCGAATTTATCATATAGTGGATTAGTTGAGAATGATATAGATGGATTTCCCTTATATTCTTCACTTTGCATTTATAAAGACAAAATTTACGGTATTATCAACCCCATGGCGATTGTTAATGCGGCAGCAACAAAAAATTATGTTTATAAAACAAAAAAACTGGTTGACTATGCCAAAAGTATTAATGAAACAAGTAATTATTTAATAGGAATATATACTTTAATTGAATAA
- a CDS encoding transposase, translated as MRERKHYSAEQKVIILRELLENNIPISQLAEKYGVHVNDIYNLLAAGKLEKETF; from the coding sequence ATGAGAGAAAGAAAACACTACTCGGCTGAACAAAAAGTAATTATTCTAAGAGAACTTCTTGAAAACAATATTCCGATCAGCCAGTTAGCTGAAAAATACGGGGTACATGTTAACGATATTTATAACCTGCTTGCAGCAGGCAAGTTGGAAAAAGAGACTTTTTGA
- a CDS encoding methylamine utilization protein, producing the protein MIENSYKHIVANLSLNKLFYYTGYYFIAAVLFVSGVSKIIDPQPFLETLNLIKYLPEEVRIAIATALPMIELVLAVLIIGKIKVKITLLHTTVLFSAFFAFSLYGTIAGFNADCGCFGNTVKSEIGWGMVVRNFLFMIIATIVVSNVKRQT; encoded by the coding sequence ATGATTGAAAATTCTTATAAACATATTGTTGCAAATCTTTCACTGAATAAATTATTCTATTATACAGGTTATTATTTTATTGCTGCAGTATTGTTTGTAAGCGGAGTAAGCAAAATAATTGATCCGCAACCTTTCTTAGAAACGTTAAACTTAATAAAATATTTACCGGAAGAAGTTAGAATTGCAATAGCAACTGCACTGCCTATGATCGAACTAGTGCTTGCCGTTTTAATTATTGGGAAGATAAAAGTAAAAATTACTTTGCTGCATACAACAGTTTTATTCTCTGCATTTTTCGCTTTTAGCTTATATGGGACAATTGCTGGATTTAATGCAGACTGCGGTTGTTTTGGTAATACTGTTAAAAGTGAGATTGGTTGGGGGATGGTAGTGAGGAATTTTTTATTTATGATAATTGCTACTATTGTAGTGTCAAATGTGAAACGTCAAACGTGA